The nucleotide window CAGAGCTGCTATTGAATATGGTTCATAATTGTAATTCTTGCCCATTTTTTTAGTCTTTATGTAAAAGTTactaattatatcaaaatctCGTTATTCTTATGCACTTAGCCGGAAGATTAAAGGCTTATGCTTCTGAAGCTAGTGAACTTTTCATTATCATGCGAGTCTATTTTGAAAAACCAAGAACCACAGTGGGTTGGAAAGGATTAATCAATGACCCTCACTTAAACAATAGGTACATGACAGTAaacatatttatatcaaaCAGCGAGATTAAACTAAATTCTAAAccaattttaactttttcagCTTCCAAATCAATAAAGGATTACGTATTGCTCGTAATTTGTTGTTAGAAATAGTACGCGGTTTTTTTTGTGACTCATTTTGACTTTATATTGGTATCAtgtgataaatttattaacttttaaatagaataaaataggTATTCCATGCGGATGCGAATTCCTTGATACAATTACTCCTCAATATATAGCAGATTTAGTATCTTGGGGTGAGATATTTAATcgaattttaatgtttttgttcGCTTAACTtgaaattatgtttaattgATTTTCATATAAGGAGCAATTGGAGCGAGAACGACAGAATCTCAGGTTCATCGTGAACTTGCCTCCGGTTTATCTGTTCCCGTTGGTTTCAAAAACggtataaatgaataatataataaaaataataaaaaaaagtaaattggaaattttctgaaaaaaattttcctttcaTAGGAACTGACGGAAACATAGGGATTGCTGTCGATGCCATAAAAGCAGCCCGCAGCGGGCATCACTTTTTATCAGTCACAAAACAAGGATTAAGTGCAATTGTGGAAACagatgtaaatatttttattttaacctcTTTACCTTTAACTTagattaaaacttttaatttttgtacatTAGGGTAATGAAAGCTGTCACGTTATTCTAAGAGGTGGCGCCCAAGGACCAAATTATTCAGCTGAGCACGTCCAAAATGTGGTTCAAAAATTAGAGTCAGAAAAATTACCTGCTCGCATAATGATTGATTGCAGTCATGGAAACAGTTCAAAAGTATTCAGTCGTCAAGTTGATGTGGCTAAAGACATCGTAAGTTCAACTTTGCCACTTGGGAATCGTAATATTTAAGGAATTTGAGGCATTAAGTTAATCTGACAATTTCTTTACTTAACAGGCCGAACAATTAAAATCATCTCCAACAGGACATAATATTGTTGGTGTAATGATTGAAAGCCATTTAAAAGAAGGTAATGaatgcaaaattttcaaaatctttgCTTCAATTCCAATCTCACACATATTTTATTAGGTCGTCAAGATCTTCCAGTAGAAGGACCATCCAATCTCGTTTATGGTCAGTCTATTACAGATGCATGTATTAGTTGGGAAACTACAATTCAAGTTTTGGATCTTTTACGTGAAGGTGTTCGTGCAAGAAGAGCAcgtaacaataataaaaatggataTAATGCTtttaacgaataaaaaaataattttatttttctttgtaacaaaaaaaaaattaataaaattatgatcatatttatattttactttcgCACGATGCACGTGATacaagtattttaaaaaatgtatgatACACAaacaaatatagtaaattggtttttcgaaaaaatgaaattttccgaaataataaaagaacttttACATGATAAAGCACAGGAGAATTCGGATAATCTCGTATCGTGGCCATCACTGTGTAAAGAATTGTTGCGAGAAGAAAATCAAgtataacttatttttatcaaaatccTTGTTAGTTTATGCTTTTGTacttaaattactaaatttattttatccagAATGAACAGCAATTTGACGAAATTACAACACATTTATTTGATTGTATAAATATTCCACAACGAAATCAGAATTCAAGATTTAAAAATGGAATCATTGAAAGACCATTTTATTTAGCATTTATAGAATTGCTTTACAAATGTTTTGAAAATGGTAAATTTCCAGTGGAATTTAAAACAAGTCAGTTATCTAtgttagaaaataaaaatttatcaaggtaaattttttttaaattttctgaacTCTTTAATAAAACGTATATGTTGAACGGAAATTaatcgtataaaaaaaaacattttcgaTTAATCAAAGTCTAGATTGGAACAAATAGAAGATGAAATTAAACGTATAACAAATGAATTACCTCAAATTTCAACTTCACTATTTAATGAATCGCATAAAGAGATACTTCAAGAATTTCTATTTACGTTTTTAGATCCTAAagatttaaatacatttttaggATTACGTACTACAGCAGGATCATCTAATCAATTACCTCCTTCATTGAATGATTGTATAAAATCTTTTACAAAgcgttataataaaaagaatgcCAAGCCACGAATTAAAGGTTCGGctgcaaataattttcttaccGTAGGTGctaaagctttttctaaacaTTTTCATAGAGAtctttcaaattctttttgggGAACTTGTAGTGGAAGTAAGTTATATTTGCTTTATAAGgataaatcatatttaaaattgattcaatttttaattttaattttagctgaaaaacaaaaaaatgagcAAGCTAACCGaattttggcaaaaattataatggatGCCGCATGGATAAATTTGCATTCAATGGTGGTAAGTTGagcaaaaattcatttaacatttcataatttcactaAAATTACCAAGTATTCGATTATAGCATGATACACGCGTTTTTGAAATTCGTAATTCGGAAGGTTATGGTGCTCGTTGGGAAATTCAAGATTCTAATACACAACCGTCATCTCAATCTTTGCAAGGTACAATATCATCTTACGCGAGTGATGACaaaccaataataatttttcgcGGATTTCTAGAACCTCAAATGAAAGATGGCCATATTAAAGGATGGattcattaaatatatcaaggatgtaaatcatattaataattaatagtgtagtagattttttattcaagaagattttacactttttttgttaattcaCGCCCCTTTtgtattttagaattttaaatattttcacgaggtaaaaaaataaaaatgaaatttcgcaaatacatttattaaaaggaaatttttttttttaaataaaatgtttataattattaatatttatttaacccactattacatttttaaatttgggCACAAAATGATTGGATCACGTGTTTATAACTTATCAAGGTATTTATCCAAGCTAGgaatctataaattttaattattaatttgaatatgatcacgtaaatgaaaaaaacataAACATTCGACATAATGAAATGTAATACATACTTCTTCGCTGAGTCCTTTTCTCTTTCTTATTCCCCTTACAATATCTGCTACTTTACCGGCTTCTAATGGATTTCCATTCATAAGTTGCCAATGAGAGAATACACATTGAGGGAAAGCTTGTCCTCCTGTGTTTGAACGAAGATCTGCGGTGAAACCGAAGGATTCATTTACCTACAgcataaacattttaaaaaattagattaaattaaaaattacaaatacacatttatataaacaaattactACAATAAAACTTGCACTTACGGGTAAGTAAGCTTTTACGTTGTACAATGGAGTACCAGGACGCTGTTCTTCAGTAAAAACGTGGCCACGACGTCTATTCAAGACTCCATAGATACCGCCCATAGCAGTTTCTGGGCATTGTATTTCTGCAAGAAAAACAGGTTCCAAGAGACCAGGAATAGCTGTTAAAGCTGCTGCATATATAACACGACGACAAGTAGGGATGATTTGGCCACCACCACGATGGATAGCATCAGCGTGTAACACAACGTCAAGAATATTGAACCGGCAAGAGCGCATGTTTTCTTCAGCGCAAACGCCCTCCTTTGTAGCCCATTGGAAGGCAGCAATACAAGAGTCCTTAATTTCATTAAGATATTGGACTCCCTTAGTCACATCGACCAACAAGTTTGCACCAATAGTTTCAGGACCAAAACACCAAATCTTACGAGCATCAGTAACTTCCCAACCGAATTCTTCAGCAAGAAGACGTGCACGTGCCTTCAATTCATCACGTGGAGTAATTTTTCCGTTTTCAATAGCATTAGAAAGTTCCTCCTGCATTGGTAGAGCTTTCATAAATATACGATTATGTTTATTTGGCGACTTAGACAAAGCTGTTATTGATGATTCAGCTTGGACAGTCTCTCTATAAGATACCACTGGTTCACCAGTTTTGATTGGGACTTGAGCATGATCTTCTTCTAAATCCTTTAAGCAAATTTCCAAATGTAATTCTCCTGCGCCGGCTACGATATGTTCACCGGATTCAGAAGTACTAACTTGAACACAAGGATCTGATTTAGAAAGTCGTTTTAATCCTTCAACTAATTTAGGTAAATCGTTTGCATTCTTCACTTCAACAGCAATTTTGACGACAGGTGATACTGAAAATTTCATAACTTTCAAATTATGAGCAGCTTCCGAGGTGGTGATAGTACCGGATTTAAGTAAATATTGATCGACACCAACGAGACCAATGATGTTGCCAGCTGGACAATCTTCGATAGGTTCAACAGAACGGCCCATCATAAGAATTGTACGTTGAATAGATTTAACGAACAAATCGTCTTTTTTACCAGGTTGATAATTTGGACCTTGGATACGAACTTTAAGACCAGATTTAACGGTTCCCGAGAATACACGTCCAAAGGCATAGAAGCGACCCTTATCAGATGTCGGTACCATTTTAGATACATACAACATAAGAGGTGCATTAGGATCGCAATCACGTATACCTATGGCACACTCGTCATCAGCAGGACCTTCGTACAACATTTCAGCACGATATTTTTGAGCAGCTACAGGCGATGGAAGATGAATTACTATCATTTCTAGTAAAGCTTCTGCGGCAGGcaagaattttttcattacgAGCTTAAGAAGGGGTTTCCCTTCTAACTCTTTTTCTTCACTTTTTAGGGTAATTTCCAACTTTTCGAGCATTTTTGTAGCTTCCTCCTTCTTAAAGTTCATAATAgcatcaaataatttaaagatagGATCCAAAACGAATGTACAGAAAGCACGTTCAGATAAATCGCCTTTATCATTTACAGCCGTTGGTTGTTTGGTCCATTTCTTTGTTTTagtattaaaatagttttcaCCCCATAGTTTTTGCATCATCTTTTCTTTGTCAACACCgaattttttagaataacGTTGGGCAAATTGGCGAAGAGTGAAACCCCAACCATGAAGACCGGATCCAAAAGCAACAGTACCCTTTTCAGGGTAAACTTGAATATCACCAAGAGCCTTATCGAAGTAAGTTGAAATGATGACGTTTACTGATTCGATTGTACGTTGGAAAGACTAAATAcaaattgatatatataattaaatatatatgtattcgTATTAAAGAACTacaggaaaaaaattttaacttcaTATACAAACAGTATATAAATCTTCTTTTGTAAGCTGTAATTCCAACAAGGCACGATCaactttgttaataattactaCGGGCTTGATTCGTTCGGTAAGAGCTTGACGCAAGACGGTCTCAGTCTGTACACATACACCCTCAACACAATCAACAACCACTAGGGCGCCGTCAGTAACTCGAAGGGCAGCTGTTACTTCAGATGAAAAGTCTACGTGTCCGGGAGAATCGATCAAATTGATTAAGAATTCATTACCTGATCAAATAaagataacaaaaatattattagtaattctAAGTTAGCATTTAATCTCAAATTTAAGGAAATTGATGATACCATCAGTCTTTTGTTTTACATCTGCTAAGTCATCCTTTTGCAATTCAAAATACATTGAAATTGCCGTAGATTTAATAGTGATACAACGTTCTTGCTCATCTGCACGAGTATCTGTGAAACGTGCTTCACCAGCTTTCTGCGCAGAAATAATACCGGCCTTAGATACCAAGGAATCGGTAAGCGTAGACTTTCCGTGGTCAACGTGTGCGATGACAGACATATTGCGCACGTTGGTAGCCCGATCCATCTAATTCATTTGAATTCAATGATACTCAGacgattaatttttttttttataataatttgctctttttaatattttatattttattgaatgcaaaaaagactttttttaatttatacataCAAGACCGCGAATTTGGTCGACTGTAAAGTTCAcctaataaacatttttatcaaacaaaaaaattaagagaAAATAGTCAGTGTGATGAAATAgtctatttctttttatatgatattaagAAATGAAGAGTACATTTTCCgcacaaaaaattaaattgtaaataatattataatgaaaaagaaaactCGAGTGTGATATCTTACCATTATAATCAACAGATAAATTAGCCAAAGAGATAAAAAGAGGATGGATGGGACCAAGTGAAAGGTACTGTTCGTATGAGTATTGTACGATCCAcctttttatatcaaatacgAAATCTTCCgcagtattaaaaaattttttgtcataaAATTGTTCTAATATCATATTCTCCGAAAATAAGCAACCCCAAAACAAGTAATCACAGCTGGAATTTGACGATAAATTCTGCCagaattatttattgcttATTTAAGAGGAATACCTATAAATCACGTGGATAATTGCGCActcaataaaaaattgaatataacCGCTGCGGATTTAACTGCGGATGCTTACTGCggtatttattatacttcattaatttgtaatctattattattttaataatataacaattgTCTTATACAAATTACAATCtgtttgattaataattaatagttcACATTCTCTCTAATGGTTTTAACCCTAATAACTTAAGGGCATTCCCGAGCGTTATCCGACTAGCCCAGTACATTAATAGTCTAGCCTCTGCTACTTTATGTTCTTTTTGTCCAACGACCCATAAAGTCTCTAAAGCAACAGATATGGTATGACTTAACTTCATTGCATATGTTACAATCGTACAAGGTTCTAAAGTATTCAATGCACCTTTGACAAAATCAGGATATTGTGCAACCATGTCGATAAGATCTAATGCCGATTTTTCTGAAAGAAGACTAATATCAATATTAGGATTAATTCCAAATCCGCAGTTTCGCTCTATTGAACAAAGACGAGCGTGAGCATATTGAAGATACGGCCCAGTGTCccctataataaattttaatatattagtatGAGCTTATAAGGAAAAAACACTAAGTCGTGCGTACCTACCTTCAAAGGAAAACATTCGATTCCAATTAAATGCATAATTACGAATtctaaataaagatatttttaaatatataattatcaagTGAATATAACTTATTAATTACGATCATTACCTTTTAGCGGCCATATCCTGAATCATTACCGCAGAAATACCAATTATATCCGCTACTTTATCAGGATTCTCAACTTGTGAATACTTTTTTTCGTTCTGCTTCATTACTTCATGCATAGACTCCTTAGTTTGTTCTAAAATGTCATCCAAAAAAACTGCAGTTCCTTTACGAGTGCTCATCCCACTAACCATAccaaaattaatatgtttacATCGTCCTACCCACTCAATGCCCATTAATTCTAATATCTTAAAAAGCTGCTTTAAATGTAAATCTTGTTGTGAAGCAACAAGATAATACATTGCATCaaacttatatttttcatatcttTCTATAGCAGCTCCAATATCTCTAGTAATATATAATGTAGTACCATCCTTCTTTTGTACAACGGCAACATCCAGTTTATACTGATtcaaatcaataattaatgCACCATCTGATtcttgtaacatttttttctcttttaataTCTCCAAAGCACGATTAATGCTTTCATTGCTCACTTGAGATTCGCCagaataaatatcaaaattaatattgaggCGGGCATATGTAtccttatatttttcaatgCTGAGATTTCTAAACTTTTTCCATAAAGAAAGTGCCGCCTCGTCACCtgaaaatatatcaaaaaaaatattaataattatttctaaaaaaaataaattttaattcaacataccttcttccatttttttaaaataagcacGAGCTTGATCATTTATTGTTTCATTCTTATCAGCATCTtcctataatttataaataaattagatctcacaattatattaaaactaataaaatttcaataagaAAACCTACATTAATTTTCACATATACATCATATAAATGCTTAATAGGATTATTAAGTAAATCTTCCTCAGATCCATATTTTTCAAACCCAACAGCCAAAAGACCTTAAATCGGTAAATAATATAcgtattatatgttaaaaaaacatGTAATGTTCAAAAACGCGAACACAAagaatattcattaaataagtttACCATATTGTTTACCCCAGTCTCCAAGATAATTTAAACCAATTGTTTCCCAGCCATTTGCATCATGTACATTTTTAACAAAGTTGCCGATAATAGTACTACGCAAATGACCGGCATGAAATGGTTTCGCGATGTTTGGACTACTAAATTCTACAAGAGCTTTTTTACCAGCTCCTGACTGATTTGTTCCATACTTTTCTTTTCgtttatatatatcatcaaGAAGAATATTAGCAAGGAGTAATTTATTGatcttaaaatttaagtaatgtCCTGTTGCAGTACATGAAGTAATATATTCATTAGGagaaaactataaaaaaagaaatatattaacaaataataaatcacaaaaaaaatatataagcaATCAATAAATGTTACCTTTTCTACCCATTGTTGGGCTATTTGTGCTGGATTTCCTTGTACACGCAATCTAGGAACTGCAATGGCAATATCCCCATGTTCAGGATTTCTCGGGACTTCTAATATTGCTAAAATATTATCAGCTGATATCCCAGAAAACTCAGCAACTATTGATGCTACAAAGCTACGAAACgaatctaatttattattctctAAATCTGCTCCCTTAACTTGAGGAACAGGTGTCACCGGGTTAAAACTCATTAATAATGGTTTATTCGCGTTCACCGAATAATTATAACCGCGTTCTTTTATACTTTTAGAAGCTAAAGAACTTATAATGCTCGACGTAAGGTTTACTGTATTCAAATTTAGCAGATCTCGAGCATATACGAACCGCGACGCAACTTTTTTTAGTGACCCGTAGAGTCGCCCGACCATTTCTgggaatatttatattattgatttttaatatgaataattatGACTCATAAATTATAAGCCATAGTCCAAtcgaattattataaaaaaaaaatttcattaactgcggcgtgataaaattttttcataattaatgcaacaattttgataatttatttatataacattgaAAATTAAGAATATCGAAGTAAAATTAAGATTAACCTACAGAAAAAATagataagtaatttaattaatgtatttacGAAACAggaatatagtaaatttaatatatttacggTAGGATTTTTGATAgctatttaaatatttaaattaaaaaaaaaaaaaagaaaatattgtaaataaaataaatatatcaaataaataataataattgcaataaataaacattatatacCGTGCACGAGCACCTGGACCTCCAAACTTCTTTGGTTCACAACGACGAGGATCAGCAACTAATAAACTTCTGTCATAATGGATAAGGGTATCCTTGATTTCCTTTTTCTGAGCTTCATCTACATACTTTTGATAGAAGGCAACGATTGCTTTTGCAATCGCCTGGCGGATAGCATAAACTTGGGAGGTATGGCCACCGCCCTTTACTCGAACTCTGATATCTACACcagcgaatttttcttgtcCCAAGATTAAAATAGGTTCGTAAACCTTGAACCTTAAAATTTCTGGCTCAACTAGATGAATTGGAGACCCATTAATCTTAATAAGGCCTTTACCACGTTTACAATGTGCAACAGCGGTCGCAgttttctatataataaattaatgaaattaattatacgaAAATAAAAGTAGGATTGATCTTGATCATTCTcattataaatc belongs to Rhizophagus irregularis chromosome 13, complete sequence and includes:
- a CDS encoding Elongation factor 2, which produces MVNFTVDQIRGLMDRATNVRNMSVIAHVDHGKSTLTDSLVSKAGIISAQKAGEARFTDTRADEQERCITIKSTAISMYFELQKDDLADVKQKTDGNEFLINLIDSPGHVDFSSEVTAALRVTDGALVVVDCVEGVCVQTETVLRQALTERIKPVVIINKVDRALLELQLTKEDLYTSFQRTIESVNVIISTYFDKALGDIQVYPEKGTVAFGSGLHGWGFTLRQFAQRYSKKFGVDKEKMMQKLWGENYFNTKTKKWTKQPTAVNDKGDLSERAFCTFVLDPIFKLFDAIMNFKKEEATKMLEKLEITLKSEEKELEGKPLLKLVMKKFLPAAEALLEMIVIHLPSPVAAQKYRAEMLYEGPADDECAIGIRDCDPNAPLMLYVSKMVPTSDKGRFYAFGRVFSGTVKSGLKVRIQGPNYQPGKKDDLFVKSIQRTILMMGRSVEPIEDCPAGNIIGLVGVDQYLLKSGTITTSEAAHNLKVMKFSVSPVVKIAVEVKNANDLPKLVEGLKRLSKSDPCVQVSTSESGEHIVAGAGELHLEICLKDLEEDHAQVPIKTGEPVVSYRETVQAESSITALSKSPNKHNRIFMKALPMQEELSNAIENGKITPRDELKARARLLAEEFGWEVTDARKIWCFGPETIGANLLVDVTKGVQYLNEIKDSCIAAFQWATKEGVCAEENMRSCRFNILDVVLHADAIHRGGGQIIPTCRRVIYAAALTAIPGLLEPVFLAEIQCPETAMGGIYGVLNRRRGHVFTEEQRPGTPLYNVKAYLPVNESFGFTADLRSNTGGQAFPQCVFSHWQLMNGNPLEAGKVADIVRGIRKRKGLSEEIPSLDKYLDKL
- a CDS encoding 40S ribosomal protein uS9; its protein translation is MTTESVQTYGRKKTATAVAHCKRGKGLIKINGSPIHLVEPEILRFKVYEPILILGQEKFAGVDIRVRVKGGGHTSQVYAIRQAIAKAIVAFYQKYVDEAQKKEIKDTLIHYDRSLLVADPRRCEPKKFGGPGARARYQKSYR